Genomic DNA from Segatella copri:
AGAATGCCCAATGCCGAGAGCGCTGCGGCTCCCTCTGAGTGAGTAGCTTTCAGTACACCCACCAAAGCGATCACCATCAGTATCAGCGGCAAGAGATAGCCATAGAAACTGGCTCTGAAGCCTACAGCCGAATCAGCAGTCACCACCACGCTATCGCCTTTGTGGTAGAGAGACGCCTCTGAGGTAGAAACCTCAATCATCTTCTCTTTCGATTCAGATGCAGTACAATGAGCAGCCACCTTGCAAGCGCTGCAGGCTGACGACTGTACGATGCGAATGCACACACAACCTTCTTCTACGCTTTCTACAATGCCAGAATGTTTTATTTTGTTATTCATTTGTAATGTTGAGATTGCATTTTTGCAATTCAAGTGCAAAGATACTACATTATTTAGAAATGGCAAACAAAATCGAAAAGAAAATATAAAAAAAGAAGCGTAAACGTTATCTATACCCTTGAATCAGGCAGTTTGAGAACAAATTAAAAGCAAAAATGCTTTTTTTTAGCAACTTCTTTTGGTGATATCAATTTTTTATGTATCTTTGCATGGATTATTAAAGAATTGATATGGAAACATTAGAGCAAACAATCATGCAAGTAGAGCGCTTTATCAGAAAAGTAGCTCAAAAGTTCCCAGCGCCAGAATCTGACGACGAGACTTCTCAAATGACCGACATCCACGTAAGGGTTTCGCAAGACAGTGGCGAACTCCTGGCCTTTGACGACGATGACAACGAGATTACCCGCTGCGTTGTTGAGCAATGGATAGAAAACAAGGATGAAGACTTCTACGACGAGGTAGCAAAGCTGCTTCGCGATGTATTGCGCAAACAGGCTGATATCATAGATCATCTCGGCATTCTCAAGCCATACAGCTTTGTGCTCGAAGATGACGATAAAGAGCATATTGGCGAGCTCTATCTTGCTGACGATGATACAATCATCGTAGGTGGTGACTTGATGGAGAATCTGGACAACGACCTGGATAACTTCCTGAACGACCTGCTGAAAGAATAAAAAAAAAAAATACAGGATGAAAGGACTACCCGCTCCCCCATCCCAACAAAATAAAAAACCGTTGTACTCTCTCCTATCGAGTACAACGGTTTTTCTGTTTTTAACGGTCTTTCCGTTTATATCATCTAACCAATCTAGAAAGAAATTTTCTTTTTCTTACCTTTACTTTCGTTTCCTACCCGGTCGAGAGCAGTTACTACATACACATATTTCTTGCCACTCACATAAGGGATGCGATAGAAATTATCATAAGTAACTGCCTGGAGTGCAGAAACATCATTGAGATTTACCTTAGCACCTTTTTCAAAACGGTAGATAGCAAAACGGTTCACCTGATCGCCCCACTTTTTCTTGCTAGCCTTAGGAGCCTTCCATACCAGCAGCGGACCTTTCTCGGTCCACATCAGTTTGAGACCCTTTACCCCCTTTGGCGCCTTATTATCAAGGAAAGGCATAGAGGGTGGCAATGCTGGATACTTCCAATAATTGTTGCGGAGTGTATGTCCGATATTACCTACATTATCGGCAGCTGTCTGCGCATACCAGAGCACAGTGCCCTTCACATTATTCATCTGCTGATGCAAACGGTGCTTGGCAGGCAACTGATGACTGCGCGGATTGACTGGGTCAGCAAACTTGGCTGTACGCTCAATATCTTCACCTATATATAATGGGCGGTTGCCAGCATGCTTATTCCACCAGGTTATGAGCGTCTTGTAATCTGCAGCACGATTGCCTATTTCCCAATATATCTGAGGCACACAATAGTCTATCCAACCATTATTCACCCAAAGCAATACATCAGCATAAAGATCATCATAATTCTGGAGGCCGAAAGTTTCTGAACCATTAGGATCGGTACGCTTGTTGCGGTAGATGCCGAATGGAGAAACACCAAACTTAACCCAAGGCTTAACGGCATGAATGGATTCGCTGAGCTGCTTTACAAACCGGCTCACGTTATCACGGCGCCAATCACCTATGTTTCGCATGCCGCGCGACTGCTGGCGGAAGAGCTGCTGATCAGGAATCTGACGTCCGGCCTCTGGATATGGATAGAAATAATCATCAATATGGAATCCATCAACATCATATCGGCTTACAATGTCCACAGCCACCTCGCAAATATAGTCGGCTGCAGCCTGCAACCCAGGGTTCAACAGCGTCAGCTTGCCATACTGAAAACAGAGATCAGGACGCCTCTTCACGATATTCTTCGGCGAAACCTGCTCATAGGAAGTTACGCTATGCTTGGCACGATAAGGATTGATCCAGGCATGAAGCTCCATGCCACGATTATGACACTGCTCTATCATCCACTGCAACGGATCCCAATAAGGAGAAGGAGCCTTTCCCTGCACTCCCGTAAGAAACTTGCTCCAAGGCTCTAAATCACTCTTATACAGAGCATCACACTCGGCACGAACCTGAAAGATAATTGCATTCACGCCATCCTTCTGCAGTTCATCAAGCTGTCTGGTAAGCATCGCCTGGATCTGCTGCGTACTCTTGCCAAGATACTGTCCGTTAACACACTGTATCCAGGCTCCACGAAACTCTCGTTTGTTCTGAGCCTTCATTGTTGCCGACGACATCAGCATCATTGCAACAACGAGCATCAAAATCGCTTTCAGTCTTTTCATCTGTTATCTGTTATTTATCAATTTCATTTTTTCCTTTTCATTCTACAGTTTGTTCTTCATCCCTCAGCTTCGGGAGTGAAATATGGTATCTTACAGCCAGCAATCGGATGGCGCAGACCACACTGAAAGCTACAATCACCGTAATATAGAGGCTCACACCCAGATAGCTCAATCCCCAATAAGCCAAACCACCGGCGACACAAGCCATCGCATAAATCTCCTTTCGGAAGATGACCGGCTCTTCATTAAGAAGCACATCGCGGATAACACCACCTGCAGCACCCGTGATACAGCCCATGATGATGGCTACCCAAAAAGAGAAACCACATTCGAGCGACTTCTGGATGCCCGCAATATTGAAAAGCGCCAAGCCCAAGGTATCAAACAGAAACCAGGTATTGTCAAGACGCTTAAGATAGCGGTGGCAAGCAATCACTACCAACTGCGCAAACAGCGTACAAATCAGGTAGATTGGGCTCAACATCCAAAACGGCCGCACACCAAGCATCACATCTCGTATGGTTCCACCACCTATGGCTACAGCCACACCACAAACAAAACCGCCCAGCCAATCATAGTGCTTACTTGCAGCCAGGCGAATGCCCGAAAGGGCAAAAGCAAATGTACCGATGAATTCTATCACGCTATGAAGCGTGAGCACGAATTCAGGATCGCCATGTATCATCATTTTCTCGTATCAGTTAGTGTTCTAAATATCAATTTCTAATTATTCTTTCTAATCACTAATTCTTGAATTTTTCTCCCCAACAGGTAACCATCCAGTTGTAGAGGCGCTCCTCGGAAGGCGAATGCTGAGCATGCCAGAAGCGGGCATCCTTCAGTTCGTCTGGCAGATACTGCTGCTCAGTGAAATGTCCAGGATAATCGTGAGGATACTTATATCCGTCATGATAACCCAAATCTTTCATCAGTTTGGTAGGAGCATTGCGGATGTGCAGCGGAACTGGCAGATTACCCGTTTGACGTACAGTAGCCAGCGCATCATTAATGCCCAGATAAGCACTGTTGCTCTTCGGACTCGTGGCAAGATAAACCACAGCCTCAGCAAGGGCGATACGCGCTTCGGGCCACCCTATCTTCATCACCGTATCGAAGGCAGCATTGGCAAGCAGGAGTGCATTCGGATTAGCAAGTCCCACATCCTCAGAGGCACTAATCACAACCCTACGGGCTATAAACTGCGGGTCTTCTCCTCCTTCTATCATCCTCGCCATCCAATAAAGCGCAGCATCGGGATCGCTTCCGCGAATACTCTTGATAAAGGCAGAGATAATATCGTAATGCATCTCACCCTGTTTATCGTAAGCCAGTGGATTCTGTTGCAACTGCTCTTCTACCATCTTGTCGGTAATCACAATCTCTGAAGATCCGGCTGATTCCACCACCAGTTCCAGGATATTGAGCAGTTTTCGGGCATCTCCACCACTATATCGCAGCAGCGCGCCCGTCTCTTCCAACTTAATATTCTTTTCTCTGAGTTCTACATCCTGCGTAATGGCACGATGCAGAAGTCCTTCAAGATCAGTCTTTTCGAGCGGTTTGAGCACATAAAGCTGACATCTGGACAACAGCGGCCGAATCACCTCGAATGAAGGATTCTCGGTGGTAGCACCTATCAGCGTAACAATACCCTTCTCTACCGCACCCAAAAGCGAATCCTGCTGACTCTTGGAGAAACGGTGAATCTCATCAATAAACAATATAGGAGAAGCCGAATTAAAGAATCTACCACTCTTTGCTCTTTCTATCACCTCGCGGACATCCTTTACGCCACTGGTCACCGCGGAGAGGGTGAAGAACGGCACCTTGATGGTTTGTGCCACGATTTGAGCAAGGGTAGTCTTGCCCACTCCAGGGGGTCCCCAGAGGATAAAAGAGGATATGCGCCCTGCGTCAATCATCTTGCGCAGCACGGCCCCCTCACCTACCAAATGCTGCTGTCCTACATAGTCAGCAAGCGTGTGAGGTCTCATTCTTTCAGCTAACGGTTCACTCATAGTACGTGCAAAGGTAATGAAAAAAATCGAATTCCAAATAAAAAAGTGACCAAAAACACAAAAAAACAGCAAGAAAATTTGGATATATAAAAAGAAGTACTTACTTTTGCACACACAAACACAATTGAAGATGAATAAAGATAAAATATTAACACTGAAGAATGTTACTAAAAGTAGCATTTGGGAATTGCAGGAGAACGATGTGTTCCGTCTTTGGGAAGCAGTAGAAAAGGATGCTGACCTCAAGGATTTCCAGAACAAGTATATCGCAGTTATCCGCAGCGCATTCGAAATGGAACCAGTGACGGTAGACCGTCCTGAAGTGATTGACAAGCTGATGGCACGCGGCTTCAAGATTGGCACTTTCCGCATCAACGACAAGAAGGAAAAGTATGCCATCAAAAAGCGCCCTATCATGCGCGTTACTGACCTTACTTACGAAAATGTAAGTCACATCACCGCCAATAAGCTCATCGAACTCTTGGAGCGCAACTTTGGTGGTGGCTGGGAGAGTCTGCCTCAGAGCATCCAGGACATCATCGAAAGTAATTTCGACATCAGCACAACTACTCTTCCTGCTGACCGCCTGAAAAAGCCAGGAGGTCTGTACGAGAAAAAGCTCGCTGATGACTACGAAGTGCTCGTGGTACCAAAAGGTTCTTGGGTAGAAGCTATCTTTGCCAAGGAGAAGCCAAAGGTAGAAAAGGTTCGCATGAGATTCGATGATGAGAATGATTTGAAACGCAACGACGACCTGCTCGACCCTGACGAGGATGAAGACGAGGATGCACCAGAAATCGAGGATCACTACAACGATCCAGATGAGGATGACGATGCATTCGATGACGACAAGCTTACTGAGGAAAGCTACCGTACTACCTTCGAAGACCCGGAGAACCTCGGTCTTGATGATGCAGAAGACGTAGCCGACGATGATTATTAATTCAGTTTATACATTATTATAATATAAAGAGAAATGAACGCATTAATTGGATTTGTTGCATTAATCGCTGTAGGCCTCGTAGGTTGGGCGATTGCAGAATTTAAGTACAAGGCTTTCACTTTCACCCGTTCAGAAAAGGACATCGAGGAAGAGAAAGAGCTTGAAGAGCAGAAACGCGCAGAGGGTTTCAAGGAGATGAACATCCGCGACATCATGCGCAAAAACTCAACCAATGGTTATAACGCCGTAGGTTAGTATTATGTTAATTTACCTATGCTTATGATACAGTATATCATCATAGCAATCATATTGGCGGCATGCATCACGTATGCCGCCATTTGTATCTACCGCTCCATCAAACAAGCACGAGAGTGTAAAAACTATCAATGTTCAGGTTGCCCATTCGTTGAGAAATGCCAAAAGAATAAAAAGAAAGAGGCTACTCAGCGGAAAGAACAAGAGCAGTTCTCATAAAAGAGCTGCTAAAACTACTTTTACTGTCATGCAGCGAGGAAACCAGACAAAAATTAAAGCATTTCAGAACCCGTTCATTATGAGCAAGATACAAAGAAAGTGATTGTTTTAATAAAAAAAGTTGCATAAAAATTTGGTAGAACCAATAAAAAGTAGTACCTTTGCACTCGCAAATCAGGAATGATTGTTCTACACAAGGTGTCTTAACCGAGCGGTTAGGTAACGGTCTGCAAAACCGTGTAGAGCGGTTCGACTCCGCTAGACACCTCATAAAAAAGGAAGTTCTTCAATAAGGACTTCCTTTTTTCATATCTACTCTCCCCCATTTTCATTCCTCATTTCTAGGTATTCATCAAAACCCCCATTTTTAGGTATTGCACAATTATAAAAATCTTCGTACCTTTGCAATCGTAAATGATAAACATCAGAACTGAGGTTATCCTACGAGTAGGAATTGCCCCTTGCCAAAAGCAATTCTGGTGAACGTTTGAAACTTTTAGATAATTGAGACAAAGATAGAAATTAAAATCTTGTTCGCTAATAGAAATAATTCATAATGTTTTTGTATAATATGAAAAGGGGTGCTTGTGAAAGTACCCCTTTTATGTATAGGTTTACTACATGGCGATGCATTTTGTTCTATGTCACGACGCACAGACTTCTACATCGCCATGTAATTTCAAAGATATCGGGAGTTTTAAAAAAGCCTGTTACTATTTGATTTTAGCACCAAATGACTTGACAAACTTAATCTTCTTGCCTTTTGCGATGATTGGCTTCTTCCATTCACCACCCAAAATACGGATAACAGCCTTCTTGCCTACAGGAACCTCATCTACAGCCTTCTGCAAATCCAGGAAATTGCCTCGACCTTCTGCAGAGACTACATAATCATAATGGCAGACATGAGACTTCAGCGCTGGCACCTGCTCAGCTACAGCATCAGCAAGCGCACCGGCAACCACACGTGCACCATATACATTATAATGGGTATTATCTTTCTTACCCTTAGGAACCTGCGGATTCTCGCCAGGCATAAACCACATATGTAATTTGCGGCTGCCTTCAATACCCATGCCCGTTTCTATATCGTGGGTAATCTTGGTAGCATCAACAAACGGAACATTCAGCTGCTTTGCTACATTGCGGGGAGCTATCACATAAGCCCCGTGGGTGTCGATAAGCGTATCACTATTAATCTGCTCCCTTCCATCATATACTTTATTGCGAAGCTTCTCGTCATCATCATTCTTCAATTCTGCAGAATAATAGCAGCGACGAACCACCGCATTGAACAGTACAGGAATGCCACCCTTGGCACGGGTCTCATTTACATATCTGGCAAGGTTTGCATCAAAAGTAGATCCCGGATCAGTATGACGGTCAGGCATTGACTTCTCATCGTTATGCCCAAACTGGATAAACACATAATCACCTGGCTTTATTCTATCCAAAACCTTTTTCCATCTTCCTTCATTGATAAAGCTCAAAGAAGAACGACCATTAACAGCATGATTGTCAACAATCACCTTGTCATCAAAAAAGCCTTGCAATACCATCCCCCATCCTCGCTCTGGATTATTTCTAAAACCACCTTTCTCGGCAGCAGTAGAATCACCTATTACAAAAATCGTTGTTGTATTTGTGCTGGATGTCATCAGCAACGCCAGTATGAATACACATAAAATAGCTTTTATTTTTTTCATTTGTCTGTAGTTTTAAGAAGTTACTAAAATTATAGTTAGGCATACACGCTAACACATAAAAAGCTCTCGCCCTGCCGCACTGCATATTCACATATACGAGCACGAGAGGACGAGAAAGAGAGTATTATTTATTTACTTTGGCTATCAATTCCTCGGCAGTAACCAAGGTTTGTTCGCCAGTTTCCATATTCTTAAGCGTAACCTTGCCCTGAGCCATCTCATTCTCACCTGCAAGCACAACAAACGGAATATTCTTGGCATTGGCATAGCTCATCTGCTTCTTCATCTTCGCCTTATCAGGGAAGATTTCGGTACGGATACCGGCTGCACGAGCTGCACTTACTATAGGCAGGCAGTAAGCTGTCTCCTTTTCACCGAAGTTGATAAACAGTACCTGAGTAGCATTTACAGCCTCCTTCGGATAAAGGTCGAGCGCACCTAACACATCATAAATACGGTCAGCACCAAAACTGATACCAACACCGCTCAAACCTGGCAAACCGAAAATGCCGGTAAGGTTGTCGTAACGACCACCACCTGTAATACTTCCCATTGGAGTATCAAGCGCCTTCACCTCGAAGATTGCACCCGTATAATAGTTCAAGCCACGAGCCAGGGTGAGATCCAGTTCTATCTCGTTATTCAAGCCAAGAGTCTTCAAGGTATCGAGGATAAACTTGGTTTCCTCTACACCCTTCAAACCAACTTCTGAACCTTCGAGAACCTTCGCTATCACTTCAAGTTTCTCATCATTAGTTCCTGACAATGAGATGATTGGCTGCAACTTCTCAATGGCATCTTCAGAAATGCCGTCATTGCGCAACTCTTCGTTTACATTGTCAAGTCCGATTTTATCAAGCTTATCGATGGCCACTGTGATATCTACAATCTTCTCAGCCTCGCCGATAACCTCTGCAATACCGGTAAGAATCTTGCGGTTATTAATCTTGATGCATACACGAACACCAAACTTGGTGAACACGGTATCAACAATCTGCATCAATTCGACCTCATTCAGGAGAGAATCTGAGCCAACCACATCAGCATCACACTGATAGAACTCACGGTAACGTCCTTTCTGAGGGCGGTCTGCACGCCATACTGGCTGAATCTGATAACGTTTGAAAGGCATCTGCAACTCCTCGCGGTGC
This window encodes:
- a CDS encoding trimeric intracellular cation channel family protein; the encoded protein is MIHGDPEFVLTLHSVIEFIGTFAFALSGIRLAASKHYDWLGGFVCGVAVAIGGGTIRDVMLGVRPFWMLSPIYLICTLFAQLVVIACHRYLKRLDNTWFLFDTLGLALFNIAGIQKSLECGFSFWVAIIMGCITGAAGGVIRDVLLNEEPVIFRKEIYAMACVAGGLAYWGLSYLGVSLYITVIVAFSVVCAIRLLAVRYHISLPKLRDEEQTVE
- a CDS encoding glycoside hydrolase family 10 protein; the encoded protein is MKRLKAILMLVVAMMLMSSATMKAQNKREFRGAWIQCVNGQYLGKSTQQIQAMLTRQLDELQKDGVNAIIFQVRAECDALYKSDLEPWSKFLTGVQGKAPSPYWDPLQWMIEQCHNRGMELHAWINPYRAKHSVTSYEQVSPKNIVKRRPDLCFQYGKLTLLNPGLQAAADYICEVAVDIVSRYDVDGFHIDDYFYPYPEAGRQIPDQQLFRQQSRGMRNIGDWRRDNVSRFVKQLSESIHAVKPWVKFGVSPFGIYRNKRTDPNGSETFGLQNYDDLYADVLLWVNNGWIDYCVPQIYWEIGNRAADYKTLITWWNKHAGNRPLYIGEDIERTAKFADPVNPRSHQLPAKHRLHQQMNNVKGTVLWYAQTAADNVGNIGHTLRNNYWKYPALPPSMPFLDNKAPKGVKGLKLMWTEKGPLLVWKAPKASKKKWGDQVNRFAIYRFEKGAKVNLNDVSALQAVTYDNFYRIPYVSGKKYVYVVTALDRVGNESKGKKKKISF
- a CDS encoding replication-associated recombination protein A — its product is MSEPLAERMRPHTLADYVGQQHLVGEGAVLRKMIDAGRISSFILWGPPGVGKTTLAQIVAQTIKVPFFTLSAVTSGVKDVREVIERAKSGRFFNSASPILFIDEIHRFSKSQQDSLLGAVEKGIVTLIGATTENPSFEVIRPLLSRCQLYVLKPLEKTDLEGLLHRAITQDVELREKNIKLEETGALLRYSGGDARKLLNILELVVESAGSSEIVITDKMVEEQLQQNPLAYDKQGEMHYDIISAFIKSIRGSDPDAALYWMARMIEGGEDPQFIARRVVISASEDVGLANPNALLLANAAFDTVMKIGWPEARIALAEAVVYLATSPKSNSAYLGINDALATVRQTGNLPVPLHIRNAPTKLMKDLGYHDGYKYPHDYPGHFTEQQYLPDELKDARFWHAQHSPSEERLYNWMVTCWGEKFKN
- the hisS gene encoding histidine--tRNA ligase gives rise to the protein MAQKPSIPKGTRDFGPVEMAKRNYIFNTIKEVYALYGFQQIETPAMETLQTLMGKYGEEGDKLLFKILNSGDYMNKVSDEDIHSLGSLKLAAKLCEKGLRYDLTVPFARYVVQHREELQMPFKRYQIQPVWRADRPQKGRYREFYQCDADVVGSDSLLNEVELMQIVDTVFTKFGVRVCIKINNRKILTGIAEVIGEAEKIVDITVAIDKLDKIGLDNVNEELRNDGISEDAIEKLQPIISLSGTNDEKLEVIAKVLEGSEVGLKGVEETKFILDTLKTLGLNNEIELDLTLARGLNYYTGAIFEVKALDTPMGSITGGGRYDNLTGIFGLPGLSGVGISFGADRIYDVLGALDLYPKEAVNATQVLFINFGEKETAYCLPIVSAARAAGIRTEIFPDKAKMKKQMSYANAKNIPFVVLAGENEMAQGKVTLKNMETGEQTLVTAEELIAKVNK
- a CDS encoding rhamnogalacturonan acetylesterase, producing MKKIKAILCVFILALLMTSSTNTTTIFVIGDSTAAEKGGFRNNPERGWGMVLQGFFDDKVIVDNHAVNGRSSLSFINEGRWKKVLDRIKPGDYVFIQFGHNDEKSMPDRHTDPGSTFDANLARYVNETRAKGGIPVLFNAVVRRCYYSAELKNDDDEKLRNKVYDGREQINSDTLIDTHGAYVIAPRNVAKQLNVPFVDATKITHDIETGMGIEGSRKLHMWFMPGENPQVPKGKKDNTHYNVYGARVVAGALADAVAEQVPALKSHVCHYDYVVSAEGRGNFLDLQKAVDEVPVGKKAVIRILGGEWKKPIIAKGKKIKFVKSFGAKIK
- a CDS encoding SoxR reducing system RseC family protein codes for the protein MNNKIKHSGIVESVEEGCVCIRIVQSSACSACKVAAHCTASESKEKMIEVSTSEASLYHKGDSVVVTADSAVGFRASFYGYLLPLILMVIALVGVLKATHSEGAAALSALGILIPYYVVLYLFRNKLKNKLSFSIES